In the genome of Zygosaccharomyces rouxii strain CBS732 chromosome G complete sequence, the window AACCTCCAAATTTCTAAAAACCctaaaattgaattgaagaacaaaatgtgatgaacaaagaaaagtgCAGTAGCACTAGCACACTCTTGAAGCAACAAACCTTGTAACCTTTGGCTCAAACACGCTTGGGTACGTCCTTTAAATCCTGGTAAACTGCATGAGAAGTCTACCTTCCTCTAATATACCACAACCCATTGGAATAAGCCAATATAACttgaaaccaattgacGCTATTGATAGATCAATTGACCTCTATAAGACACttttatcttcatcttgacCTATCATGTGACGACCTTACAAGCTCTGGATTGCACCTTGAACTTGATGGACTTCTAACATAATTCAACTTCGAGCGTTGTTGCAAAGGTGAAAAACCATCAGGAGGAGgatcaccatcaccatgTCTAGCAAGGGTCTACGTATTTTAGTTCCAGTTAAGAGGGTTATCGATTACCAAATCAGACCAAGAGTTAACAAGACCAAGACTGCCATTGAAACTACAGGTGTCAAATTTAGTATTAATCCGTTTGACGATATTGCATTAGAGGAGGCATTACGTATcaaggagaagaaaaaggcTACTGTGGATGCAATTCATGCTATTTCCATAGGACCATCCAAGTCTCAAGACATTTTGCGTAACTGTTTGGCTAAAGGTGCCGATACTTCGACATTGGTGGATGCCGGTAGtcaagaattagaaccaCTAGCTGTTGCCAAAATACTTAAACAAGTTGTGGAAAAGCAGGGTTCCAATTTAGTTATCTTGGGTAAGCAAGCCATTGATGACGATAACAACAATACCGGTCAAATGTTGGCAGGTATGTTAAACTGGCCTCAGGCAACAAACGCTGCTAACgttgaatttgaaaatggcGGTGACAGAATTAAGATTACAAGAGAAgttgatggtggtgaagaaatCGTCAGTGCTCCTCTGCCACTCGTGATTACTACAGATCTACGTCTAAACCAACCTCGTTATGTAGGTCTtcagaatttgatgaaggccaagaagaaaccaATGGATAAGTTGAAGCTAAAGGATTTCGCggatttggatttggaatCACGTTTGAAACTGTTGCAAGTTGTGGAACCTGAACCACGTTCTCCAGGTATCAAGGTTGGTtctgttgatgaattggttcaaaacCTAAAGGATGCTAAAGCCATTTAAAGTCGTGTGTATATATGATATAAGTACCTATTCCCTACGAGAAGGTGAGAGCATTGTCATTGCCATGCCAGGAGGTTTTTTGCTTAGACACTGACTCACATACCAACTCTCAAACTGTTGTGAACGTTTATCGTGCAATTCAGCTAATTGTACCAATTGATCACATTCATTGTACCAGGGGCCAAACATTTGACTTGCAGGTTGTAATGGCTGAAGCTTAATCTGAGGGATGTGCAATCGAGGTGGCACCTCGTGGGGAAATTTTGAGCCCCGAGAATTAACCAATGGTCTATTTCTTAGCGTTTCTTCTACCAAATCCATCTTGCACTGGATCCGTTATCTAAAGTATGTGTGACTAAGCTCTTACAACTCACAACCACTTCTTAATCACAGAAGACCACACAAAATGTTGAATACGACTCCTATCAATCTTGATCAATGGTTAAAAGAGAATTCACACCTTTTACAACCACCGGTTAACAATTTCTGTCTTCACAGAGGTGGGTTTACGGTGATGATTGTGGGTGGACCCAATGAACGTACAGATTATCACATCAATCCAACACCAGAGTATTTCCTTCAGAAGAAGGGCCATATGACTTTGAGGGTTGTTGATGAATCCTCTGAAGGTGACGATCGTTTTAAAGATATTAGGATTGATGAAGGTAGTTCTTACTTGTTACCAGGTAATACACCTCACAGTCCAGTTAGATATGCCAATACCGTGGGGATAGTCGTGGAACAAGACAGACCTGAAGGATCTCATGATAAGATGAGATGGTACTGTTCCAAATGTAGATCTATTGTACATGAAATTGAACTACAGATGCTTGATTTAGGTACCCAAGTCAAAGAGGGTATTCTAAGCTTTGAAAGCGATGTGAGCAAAAGGACTTGTAATAAATGTGGGACTCTAAACTATGCCAGACCAGTTTAGTTGAATCCATTGCGTATTTAATTTGGATATATTCTTGACATTTGCCAAGAACCTGCCTATTTAGCTGCCGTAAATCAATTGTAATTCGAACTACAACAACTCTTTCACAAGATCGCCCACATGCAAGGATGCCTACAGACGCTGATTATTTAATCGATTCTCAAGACCCTCGTCATCCAGCAAATTTGATCTGTACACTATGCAAGCAgttctttgatttcaattggtgtactggtactggtggtggtataTCCATCAAGCATCCACAGACTGGGCATCTTTATGTAGCTCCCTCAGGTGTGCAAAAGGAGCAGATGAAACCTCATGATAtgtttgttgttgatggCAAGAGCTATGAGTATTTGAGGATCCCACCAGGTTTGAAACCAAGCGCTTGTACACCACTTTTCAATGCATGCTACAAGTACAAATCTGCTGGTGCTATTGTTCATACCCATTCTTTAAATGCTGTGACATGTTCACTAATATTTGGCCAAGAGTTTAGAATTAGAGGTGTGGAACAGATTAAGGCAATCCCAAGTGATCGTAAAGATCCCAGCACGGGTAAAGTATTAAATCTAAACTGGGACGATACATGTGTTATTCCAATCATTGAAAATAGACCACATGAGGACCAGTTAGAGGATCCATTAATGGAAACTTTTGAGAAATATCCTCATGCATGTGCAGTAATAGTTAGACGCCATGGTATATTCGTCTGGGGTCCTACTATAGAGAAGGCTAAAGTCATCAATGAAGCGCTTGATTATTTAATGGAATTAGCAGTAAAAATGCACCAGTTGGGTATTCCACCCGACTGTAGTGTGGGTCAGGAATCTAAATACATATCAAAGCATTAAAAGGCCTACGTAGATGTCTTTACGTTAATGTCTATACAACTTTCTTTGACCGACTTTCTCCCATATCAGATGCTCATTAGGGATCTTATTCTTTGTATCCTTGAGTGGATCAACAGTACCAGTTGGTGCATCATCTATAGGTCCCATAGCTACTATTTCACTACCACGAACTGCCTGAGCCATCGCCATTGGCCTCAGCGTACATCTATCTACAACATCACTTATAACAACGTTCGTATTCTTATCAAATCCTTCTAAAGTAGCCACTATACAATCACCAGCTGTTGTGATTACCAGGACCCGCCTGTGCAAGTAGTCTTTGAGTAGTGGTGACATGGGATTCTTGGGGATGTTTTAAGACTAAGGTTAACTTTAACATACTTGCACAACTTCAACTCACTTATAACGCGGCAAAGAATAAGACCAAAGTTACTATGAGATCTGAACTCTCAACAGATGTGTCATCAAGaatatcatcaccagtaAGAACTTCACCTGAAGCTAAGTTGTGTGAAGCTGATAAGCAAATTCTTGAATGGGCAGGTAGATTAGAGATGGAAAGCGTTGACCTTAGGGAACAGTCATCACAATTGCTAAAAGAGTTGCATAAGAGTGGTCATAAGATGAGCGAACTGGTAAAGCAATTGGAATTTGTTCGCAATGGTAATTTAACCCAATTGGTGAACGGTTAGTGGATAGAATTGAAATACCCTTGGCGGAAGGCCGAATTGCAGGACTTAATACTAACTTCAGCAGAATTACGCAAGTGTATGGAATCACAATCTCAGATTCAATCGGTTTGGGACCAAAGGTTCCAAGAACAGTCGTTTCAAGCTCAAAATAaccaaaagattttacaagaattgatatTTAGAATGTCCAAACAGCTGGAAGATCAACACGAAGTAATAACATCGATGTCCAAGGATATAAACGAAATGCAGACCCAGCAGATTCGAATAGAATCTAAAATTGATACCAAGAGGGACGATTGCAAAGTTTCTTCACTCTCCAAACGTATTCAAAAACGCAGAGATCTAGAATGCAGAACGATTATTCCATGGGAGGAAGTTGATCTAGATATGTACTCAGAGTTataaaaatcaaaatctcATTCTATGCACCTGTCCTTGATGCTAATCACATTACGCTGTAAATCCAAACCCAACGTCAATGTAGCTACAGAACCGAAGCTTTCACTTTGCACCAGTGGTTCGTAGTACAACTCATAACAGGGCCAATACCTATCCacaaatttctttacctGATCGTCATCCATTCCTTGACCCTTCAATTTGTGCAATTCCTGCTCCTGCTCGGCTCTCCATTGATAAACGTTTTTGATGTCATCTGCCTCTAGTATAACCCCCAGAGACTTCAATTCAGAATTCCCCCATAGTAGGTCCTTGTAAAACAGTAAATTAGCATTTACTTGAACCatatcaccaccaccttgCAACAATGGGTGGCTATTGATCTCTTGCTTCGATAACAATGGATTAAATCCCAAGAACCACCCCTCCAGAACAAACACATCCAGTGGTAGGTCTACCTGGCGAAATTCACTGCGATCACCTTCACCATTGCACAGTGACTTGTCATACGTGGGAATATCCAATTTTCCCTCCTTACCCCGTACGACGTTCTCAATGCACTGGGTTAAGAGTGCAATGTCATGGGTACCGGGTAGACCCCTACCTTGTAAAAGCTTATTTCGACGAAAAGTCCTactaaatttcaattgatcctCATGTGTCAAGtaaaaatcatcaatagATGCACCTGCAACTCGATATTTACTACCCAAATGTTTCACTATAGCATCTGTGGTAAAAGTCTTACCAGATCCCTGTGGTCCACATACAAACACAAACAGAGGCTCTGAACCACCTCCATGATCTCTACGTTCCATGAAAAGTGGTACATATTTGTCAACAAACTGAAGCACCCTCTCAACGGTTTCCATTGTCACTTGCACAACCTTTTTGATATCTGATATGAACTGCAGTGGACAGAGCGCATTAAGGATTTGATTATCAACTAATACCCTTGGAACTCTAATGTGCTAAAGAAAGGGTTCAATAAGAGGCTAGTCGATCCACGATGAGCTAATAAAATACCTCGTCTGCCAAACTATTGGTAATTG includes:
- the CIR1 gene encoding Cir1p (similar to uniprot|P42940 YGR207C Saccharomyces cerevisiae YGR2 Hypothetical ORF) codes for the protein MSSKGLRILVPVKRVIDYQIRPRVNKTKTAIETTGVKFSINPFDDIALEEALRIKEKKKATVDAIHAISIGPSKSQDILRNCLAKGADTSTLVDAGSQELEPLAVAKILKQVVEKQGSNLVILGKQAIDDDNNNTGQMLAGMLNWPQATNAANVEFENGGDRIKITREVDGGEEIVSAPLPLVITTDLRLNQPRYVGLQNLMKAKKKPMDKLKLKDFADLDLESRLKLLQVVEPEPRSPGIKVGSVDELVQNLKDAKAI
- the MVB12 gene encoding ubiquitin-binding ESCRT-I subunit protein MVB12 (similar to uniprot|P42939 Saccharomyces cerevisiae YGR206W Hypothetical ORF), translated to MDLVEETLRNRPLVNSRGSKFPHEVPPRLHIPQIKLQPLQPASQMFGPWYNECDQLVQLAELHDKRSQQFESWYVSQCLSKKPPGMAMTMLSPSRRE
- the BNA1 gene encoding 3-hydroxyanthranilate 3,4-dioxygenase (highly similar to uniprot|P47096 Saccharomyces cerevisiae YJR025C BNA1 3-hydroxyanthranilic acid dioxygenase required for biosynthesis of nicotinic acid from tryptophan via kynurenine pathway) gives rise to the protein MLNTTPINLDQWLKENSHLLQPPVNNFCLHRGGFTVMIVGGPNERTDYHINPTPEYFLQKKGHMTLRVVDESSEGDDRFKDIRIDEGSSYLLPGNTPHSPVRYANTVGIVVEQDRPEGSHDKMRWYCSKCRSIVHEIELQMLDLGTQVKEGILSFESDVSKRTCNKCGTLNYARPV
- the MDE1 gene encoding methylthioribulose 1-phosphate dehydratase MDE1 (similar to uniprot|P47095 Saccharomyces cerevisiae YJR024C Hypothetical ORF) — protein: MPTDADYLIDSQDPRHPANLICTLCKQFFDFNWCTGTGGGISIKHPQTGHLYVAPSGVQKEQMKPHDMFVVDGKSYEYLRIPPGLKPSACTPLFNACYKYKSAGAIVHTHSLNAVTCSLIFGQEFRIRGVEQIKAIPSDRKDPSTGKVLNLNWDDTCVIPIIENRPHEDQLEDPLMETFEKYPHACAVIVRRHGIFVWGPTIEKAKVINEALDYLMELAVKMHQLGIPPDCSVGQESKYISKH
- the LSM8 gene encoding U4/U6-U5 snRNP complex subunit LSM8 (similar to uniprot|P47093 Saccharomyces cerevisiae YJR022W LSM8 Component of small nuclear ribonucleoprotein complexes involved in RNA processing and splicing) — encoded protein: MSPLLKDYLHRRVLVITTAGDCIVATLEGFDKNTNVVISDVVDRCTLRPMAMAQAVRGSEIVAMGPIDDAPTGTVDPLKDTKNKIPNEHLIWEKVGQRKLYRH
- the TDA10 gene encoding putative ATP-dependent kinase (similar to uniprot|P42938 Saccharomyces cerevisiae YGR205W Protein that binds ATP crystal structure resembles that of E.coli pantothenate kinase), translating into METVERVLQFVDKYVPLFMERRDHGGGSEPLFVFVCGPQGSGKTFTTDAIVKHLGSKYRVAGASIDDFYLTHEDQLKFSRTFRRNKLLQGRGLPGTHDIALLTQCIENVVRGKEGKLDIPTYDKSLCNGEGDRSEFRQVDLPLDVFVLEGWFLGFNPLLSKQEINSHPLLQGGGDMVQVNANLLFYKDLLWGNSELKSLGVILEADDIKNVYQWRAEQEQELHKLKGQGMDDDQVKKFVDRYWPCYELYYEPLVQSESFGSVATLTLGLDLQRNVISIKDRCIE